One genomic segment of Danio aesculapii chromosome 15, fDanAes4.1, whole genome shotgun sequence includes these proteins:
- the LOC130241684 gene encoding chloride channel protein 2-like, producing MATEDSSSASAHVSPSTPLKSALKRATADQEQLNNNVYDSGLSFKTCFCSRPDIDAMKNDPDAHDDTILHEIEEWEEQQLDEQVNFNSCQIDPAPFQLVERTTLHKTHSMFSVLNLDSAFVTSVGRLVGVVSLKELCDAITNSMPQDGVCLSPILSGFRERGSAGWRPEVCELHKLLDHQDC from the exons ATGGCCACAGAAGACTCTTCATCTGCCTCCGCTCATGTTTCTCCTTCTACACCTCTAAAATCTGCTCTGAAGAGAGCGACTGCAGACCAGGAACAGTTAAACAACA ATGTTTATGATTCTGGCCTGAGCTTTAAGACGTGCTTCTGTTCTCGGCCGGACATTGACGCTATGAAG AATGACCCGGATGCACATGATGATACGATACTTCATGAG attgAGGAGTGGGAGGAGCAACAGCTTGATGAGCAGGTGAACTTCAACAGCTGCCAGATTGACCCCGCCCCCTTCCAGCTGGTGGAGCGAACAACACTgcacaag ACTCACAGCATGTTCTCTGTGTTGAATCTGGACTCTGCGTTCGTCACCAGTGTGGGTCGATTAGTGGGAGTGGTTTCCCTGAAGGAG ttgtgtgACGCCATCACGAACTCCATGCCGCAGGACGGTGTGTGTCTTTCTCCAATTCTGTCCGGTTTCAGAGAGCGAGGCTCTGCAGGATGGAGACCTGAGGTGTGTGAGCTGCACAAACTGCTGGACCACCAGgactgctga